From a single Rickettsia endosymbiont of Cantharis rufa genomic region:
- a CDS encoding IS630 transposase-related protein encodes MSFASISKRFGIGKNRVFVWTKRISPLRSRNKDSTKIPLDRLKVGVEQYSDAYQYERAERLGVSKSGIHKALNKLNITYKKSFKTSEGKRRREARISA; translated from the coding sequence ATGAGTTTTGCATCAATATCAAAACGTTTTGGAATAGGAAAGAATAGAGTATTTGTATGGACAAAAAGAATATCGCCCTTAAGAAGTAGAAATAAAGATTCAACAAAAATACCGCTTGATAGATTGAAGGTAGGCGTAGAGCAATATAGTGATGCATACCAATATGAAAGGGCTGAGCGGTTAGGAGTTAGTAAATCAGGGATACATAAAGCATTAAATAAGTTAAATATTACGTATAAAAAAAGCTTTAAGACATCCGAAGGCAAAAGAAGAAGAGAGGCTAGAATTTCAGCATAA
- a CDS encoding transcriptional regulator yields MIWVGQAEAAPNFADHEMPDPDKINRLGSWSGLMTQSNHKSSPDITPTKGDLLTANLFAKRIVEITKKFKE; encoded by the coding sequence ATGATTTGGGTTGGACAAGCTGAAGCTGCTCCTAATTTTGCCGATCATGAGATGCCTGATCCTGATAAAATTAACCGCTTAGGTAGTTGGTCAGGACTTATGACTCAATCTAACCACAAATCCTCCCCTGATATTACTCCTACAAAAGGTGATTTACTGACCGCTAATTTATTTGCAAAAAGAATAGTTGAAATAACTAAGAAGTTTAAGGAATAG
- a CDS encoding transposase: MKKYKAEEKVIVFTDESCFVRSAPRTHGYSVKGQRCYGIHDWHPSKRTNVIGALIDKSLLTVSIFECNVNTAIFNAWVEQDLIPKLPHNSVVVMDNASFHKSPNLKIMIEKAGHILEYLPPYSPDLNPIEPE; this comes from the coding sequence ATCAAAAAGTATAAAGCGGAAGAGAAAGTGATCGTATTTACCGATGAGAGCTGTTTTGTCCGTAGTGCTCCTAGGACCCATGGGTATTCAGTAAAAGGTCAGAGATGTTATGGTATCCATGATTGGCATCCGTCAAAAAGAACTAATGTTATAGGGGCGTTAATAGATAAATCATTGCTGACTGTGTCAATTTTTGAATGCAATGTTAATACTGCTATTTTTAACGCTTGGGTAGAACAGGATTTAATACCTAAATTACCCCATAATTCAGTAGTTGTAATGGATAATGCAAGTTTTCATAAAAGTCCAAATTTAAAAATTATGATAGAAAAAGCCGGTCATATATTAGAGTACTTACCGCCTTATTCCCCTGATCTAAATCCCATTGAACCAGAATAG
- a CDS encoding transposase, with protein sequence MPDIEPKIYPAEFKESAIRLAIESKQPFAQTARELGITKYSLYNWVNKHSKLKEVMRYEEHLYDELRRLKKN encoded by the coding sequence ATGCCGGATATAGAGCCAAAGATATATCCAGCTGAATTTAAAGAATCAGCGATTAGATTAGCTATTGAGTCTAAGCAACCTTTTGCTCAAACAGCTAGAGAACTAGGAATTACGAAGTATAGTCTATATAATTGGGTTAATAAACATTCAAAACTCAAGGAAGTAATGAGATATGAAGAACATCTGTATGATGAATTAAGGAGATTGAAGAAGAACTAG
- a CDS encoding type II toxin-antitoxin system RelE/ParE family toxin, with translation MSIKLITVVELPEFQKFAKTSLDEKECMEIVNYIAANPEQGDIIKGEGGIRKLRFALGSNNKGKSGGIRIIYFFYNENMLVFLITGLIKSKEENISQDSCNKLKILSEGLIKLYMNRGKNE, from the coding sequence ATGAGCATAAAACTTATTACTGTTGTTGAGCTTCCTGAATTTCAAAAGTTTGCCAAAACTTCTCTAGATGAAAAAGAATGCATGGAAATAGTAAATTATATTGCTGCTAATCCTGAGCAGGGGGATATTATAAAGGGTGAGGGTGGAATAAGAAAATTGAGGTTTGCTCTAGGTAGTAATAATAAAGGAAAAAGTGGCGGTATAAGGATAATTTATTTTTTCTATAATGAAAATATGCTGGTATTTTTAATAACCGGTCTTATAAAAAGTAAAGAAGAAAACATTAGTCAGGATAGTTGTAATAAATTAAAAATACTCAGTGAAGGGCTGATAAAATTATATATGAATAGAGGTAAAAATGAATAA
- a CDS encoding SCO family protein — protein sequence MKMQSNVIKIIIVISLLIGVGALYLLLSLKTPDKPLAGQVNIYEDNVKIGGDFELIDQNNEVFSSDRLKGNLSLIYFGFTSCPDICPTSLNKMTGIVEILGKHRIDLVPVFVTIDPKRDTPIVLKEYLKHFHPKFIGLTGNEEQIKDVTDKFKVFYARVNSDDDDPNYMLDHSSFTYLMDANGKYLKHFYLDSSPKEIMEFLRNE from the coding sequence ATGAAAATGCAGTCAAATGTAATAAAAATAATTATAGTAATTAGCTTATTAATAGGAGTAGGAGCATTATATTTATTGCTATCTTTAAAAACTCCCGACAAACCACTTGCCGGTCAAGTTAATATTTACGAAGATAACGTAAAAATCGGTGGTGATTTTGAATTAATAGATCAAAACAATGAGGTATTTAGCAGTGACAGATTAAAGGGTAATTTAAGTCTCATTTACTTTGGATTTACCTCTTGTCCTGACATATGCCCGACTTCTCTAAATAAAATGACAGGGATTGTAGAAATTTTAGGTAAACATAGAATAGATCTCGTACCTGTTTTTGTTACTATTGACCCAAAACGTGATACTCCTATAGTACTTAAAGAATATTTAAAACATTTTCATCCCAAATTTATAGGTCTTACCGGTAATGAGGAGCAAATAAAAGATGTAACTGATAAATTCAAGGTTTTCTATGCTCGTGTAAATAGTGACGATGACGACCCAAACTATATGCTCGATCATTCATCTTTTACCTATTTAATGGATGCGAACGGAAAATATCTGAAACATTTCTATTTAGATTCTTCGCCTAAGGAGATTATGGAATTTTTGAGAAATGAATAA
- a CDS encoding IS3 family transposase, giving the protein MPIRYAWIKENRGNFSISAMCKFMKVSRNGYYEWLNNLGCNRVKEGNELTNRIEIIFKEGRGNYGTRPIKKELSRQDITASRRRIARLIKEANLLCKTKRKFKAITDSNHNKQIAPNLLNREFTVYAANCYWVGDITYVPTGEGWLYLATVIDLFSRKIRSHLHFTDVDIKRLYVQ; this is encoded by the coding sequence ATCCCAATAAGGTACGCATGGATAAAGGAAAACAGAGGTAATTTTTCCATTTCTGCTATGTGTAAATTTATGAAAGTATCACGTAATGGTTATTATGAATGGTTAAATAATCTTGGATGTAATAGGGTTAAAGAAGGTAATGAATTAACAAACAGAATTGAAATTATCTTTAAAGAAGGTAGAGGTAATTATGGAACTAGACCTATTAAAAAGGAACTATCACGGCAAGATATAACTGCTAGTAGGAGACGCATTGCAAGACTAATAAAAGAAGCTAATTTGCTATGTAAAACTAAACGTAAATTTAAAGCCATTACTGACTCTAATCATAATAAGCAAATTGCTCCTAATTTATTAAATAGAGAGTTTACAGTTTATGCTGCTAATTGTTATTGGGTTGGAGACATAACCTATGTGCCAACTGGTGAAGGCTGGCTATATTTAGCAACTGTTATTGATCTATTTTCTAGAAAAATTAGGTCGCACCTCCATTTTACAGATGTGGATATTAAAAGGCTATACGTTCAATAA
- a CDS encoding CoA transferase subunit A, producing MNKIYSSAEAALEGLLYDGMTIMSGGFGLCGIPENLINTLLNSNVQNLTVISNNCGVDNFGLGLLLQAKQIKKMISSYVGENKIFEQQYLDKVLELELNPQGTLAERIRAACMGIPAFYTKTGIGTIVKEGKETKEFNGEKYIMETALQADLAIIKGFKADKSGNVIYNKTARNFNAVMAGAAKITICEVEEVVETGELDPDHIHTPNIFIQRLIVGEKYEKRIEQLTIRKK from the coding sequence ATGAATAAAATCTATTCTTCGGCTGAAGCTGCCCTTGAAGGATTACTTTACGACGGCATGACCATAATGTCAGGCGGATTCGGTCTATGCGGTATTCCTGAAAATCTAATAAATACTTTACTTAACAGCAATGTTCAAAATTTAACAGTTATCAGCAATAATTGTGGTGTTGATAATTTTGGACTTGGACTTCTTCTTCAAGCCAAGCAAATAAAAAAAATGATCTCTTCTTATGTTGGAGAAAATAAAATTTTTGAGCAACAATATCTTGATAAGGTTTTAGAACTTGAGCTAAACCCCCAAGGAACTTTAGCTGAGCGAATTAGAGCAGCCTGCATGGGAATTCCAGCCTTTTATACTAAAACAGGTATAGGTACAATAGTCAAGGAAGGTAAAGAAACAAAGGAATTTAACGGCGAAAAATATATAATGGAAACAGCACTTCAAGCTGACCTCGCTATTATTAAAGGCTTTAAAGCTGATAAAAGCGGCAATGTGATTTACAATAAAACCGCAAGAAACTTTAATGCAGTCATGGCGGGAGCAGCTAAAATCACAATTTGTGAAGTAGAGGAAGTAGTTGAAACAGGTGAACTTGATCCTGATCATATTCACACACCCAATATTTTCATACAAAGATTAATAGTAGGTGAGAAGTATGAGAAGCGTATTGAGCAGTTAACCATAAGGAAAAAATAA
- a CDS encoding IS1 family transposase, whose protein sequence is MEDFKVTFYFTDGWGSYARLLDPKKHIVSKKYTQRIERGNLNLRTRCKRLTRKTICFSKSLDIHDKVIGTLIERIAF, encoded by the coding sequence CTGGAGGATTTTAAGGTTACTTTTTACTTTACAGATGGATGGGGAAGTTATGCTAGGTTATTAGATCCCAAAAAACACATTGTTAGTAAAAAATATACTCAACGGATAGAACGGGGTAACTTAAATCTTAGAACAAGATGCAAAAGACTGACACGTAAAACAATTTGTTTTTCCAAGTCATTGGATATTCATGATAAAGTCATCGGAACTCTTATTGAACGTATAGCCTTTTAA
- the ccmE gene encoding cytochrome c maturation protein CcmE → MQKRVRNRLITIIICFCSAALGISIILYNLENNIVFFLPPSKINEIEQGKELRVGGLVKTDSITKIAADKVSFVITDNIKDLEILYQGVLPALFREEQGIIAIGQLSDGKFIARQLLAKHDENYRPPS, encoded by the coding sequence ATGCAAAAGAGAGTAAGAAATAGATTAATAACAATAATTATTTGTTTCTGCTCAGCAGCCCTTGGAATTAGTATAATACTTTATAATTTAGAGAATAATATAGTATTTTTTTTGCCACCGTCAAAAATTAATGAAATAGAACAGGGTAAGGAATTGAGAGTTGGTGGGCTTGTTAAAACAGACTCAATAACTAAAATTGCCGCTGATAAGGTAAGTTTTGTTATTACCGACAATATTAAGGATTTAGAGATATTATATCAAGGTGTACTCCCTGCTCTATTTCGTGAAGAACAGGGAATTATTGCTATCGGACAATTATCGGATGGAAAATTTATAGCAAGACAGTTACTAGCAAAACATGATGAGAATTATAGACCTCCGAGTTAA
- a CDS encoding 3-oxoacid CoA-transferase subunit B, with protein sequence MAWNKEEIYRITAEELKDGLYVNLGIGMPTHVANYIPKGMNVIFQSENGMLGMGPFPYKGEEDPDLINAGKQTITALPESSYFDSSFSFGMIRGSHVDLTILGAMQVSQKGDLANWTIPGKMVKGMGGAMDLVANTKRVVIIMEHNAKDGGAKLLKECSFPLTGKKVVNRIITDLGIFDIDKDEMVLVRKADDVTIEEIKSKTEAGFIVNL encoded by the coding sequence ATGGCTTGGAACAAGGAAGAAATTTACCGAATAACCGCAGAGGAGCTTAAAGACGGGTTATATGTCAATCTTGGTATAGGTATGCCTACGCATGTTGCAAACTATATTCCTAAAGGAATGAATGTAATATTTCAAAGCGAGAATGGTATGCTTGGTATGGGACCTTTTCCTTATAAAGGGGAAGAAGATCCTGATTTGATTAATGCCGGTAAACAAACTATCACTGCGTTACCCGAAAGTAGCTATTTCGATAGTAGCTTTTCATTCGGCATGATTAGAGGTTCGCATGTCGATTTAACTATTTTAGGGGCTATGCAAGTTTCACAAAAAGGTGATCTTGCCAACTGGACTATCCCAGGCAAAATGGTTAAAGGCATGGGTGGTGCTATGGATTTGGTCGCTAACACCAAAAGAGTAGTTATTATAATGGAGCATAATGCAAAAGACGGCGGAGCTAAATTATTAAAAGAATGCAGCTTTCCGTTAACAGGCAAAAAAGTAGTTAATAGAATAATTACCGATCTTGGAATTTTTGATATTGATAAAGATGAGATGGTATTAGTTAGAAAAGCCGACGATGTTACTATTGAGGAAATAAAGTCTAAAACTGAAGCTGGGTTTATAGTTAATTTATAG
- the ppa gene encoding inorganic diphosphatase yields the protein MFIDKIKAKTNNDEINVIIEIPMNSCPIKYEFDKESGAVFVDRFMQTSMSYPCNYGFIPHTLSNDGDPVDVLVVAHHPVVPGSVIKCRAVGVLMMEDESGLDEKIIAVPISKLDITFDHIKELDDLCEMLKKRIVHFFEHYKDLEKGKWTKVTGWENKAKADSLINEGIDGAIIASCKN from the coding sequence ATGTTCATAGATAAAATCAAAGCAAAAACAAATAATGACGAAATAAACGTAATTATCGAAATTCCGATGAATAGCTGTCCAATCAAGTACGAATTTGACAAAGAATCAGGGGCGGTTTTTGTTGATCGCTTTATGCAAACTAGCATGAGCTATCCGTGTAATTACGGTTTTATTCCTCATACTCTTTCAAATGACGGTGATCCGGTAGACGTACTTGTCGTAGCTCATCATCCGGTAGTACCTGGGTCGGTTATAAAATGCCGAGCAGTCGGCGTATTAATGATGGAAGACGAATCAGGACTTGATGAGAAGATTATCGCAGTACCAATCTCAAAGCTTGATATTACTTTCGATCATATCAAAGAGCTAGATGATCTATGTGAAATGCTCAAGAAACGTATCGTTCATTTCTTTGAGCATTATAAAGATTTAGAGAAAGGTAAATGGACTAAAGTTACAGGCTGGGAAAATAAAGCAAAGGCTGATAGCTTGATTAATGAAGGGATAGATGGGGCTATAATAGCAAGTTGTAAAAATTAG
- the murJ gene encoding murein biosynthesis integral membrane protein MurJ gives MTHKLPLEASYAGNQLFRSGIIVAFFTLISRIFGLVREQFIASLFGSTLMGDSINVAFKLPNLFRRIFAEGALSSVFIPIYNEKMLISKKAANNFSGEVFTLLLLTLIIIVALMQIFMPQLMLFIAPGFHGKKEKFELTVFLCRITIPYLIFVSLTALLGGILNSVKKFAAFAFSPVILSACVIIFTLMFDNYIEAPISISLSLIIAGILQVSFMFVCVKRVNLNFPIIFNTSDPDVKKLLISMGPATISSGVQQLNLFISQSIASFIEGAISILSYADRIYQFPLSIIGTSFSTILLPELSKIYGSNDLVAAKKIQNNAIRTGLLLSLPATFGIIILSHPIINIIYERGVFTSQDTTNTAEAISAFALGLPAFILAKILTPIFYANGDTKTPLKITLFSIIINTGMNLLLMDSLKHIGIAIGTSIAAWYNLGLLYSYITEQNKLHIEDGIKLFCGKILLSCIIMSIIITLIKHYCLEYFYSEYLLIKVCMLGSTIAVGMGAFFGTAYLLKLGNYGYNKK, from the coding sequence TTGACGCACAAATTACCTCTAGAAGCAAGTTATGCAGGAAATCAATTATTTCGTTCAGGAATCATAGTAGCTTTCTTTACATTAATTTCTCGTATATTTGGCTTAGTACGTGAGCAATTCATTGCATCATTGTTTGGCTCTACACTTATGGGTGATAGTATTAATGTTGCTTTCAAATTACCAAATCTATTTAGAAGAATTTTTGCAGAAGGTGCATTATCAAGCGTATTCATTCCTATTTACAATGAAAAAATGCTGATCTCTAAAAAAGCTGCTAATAATTTTTCAGGCGAGGTATTTACTCTTCTACTTCTGACATTAATAATCATAGTGGCATTAATGCAAATTTTTATGCCGCAATTAATGCTGTTTATTGCTCCTGGTTTTCACGGTAAAAAAGAAAAGTTTGAGCTTACGGTATTTTTATGCCGAATTACTATACCTTATTTAATATTTGTTTCATTAACGGCTCTACTTGGAGGAATATTAAACTCCGTAAAGAAATTTGCCGCATTTGCTTTTTCACCAGTTATTTTAAGCGCGTGTGTAATAATTTTTACTTTAATGTTTGATAATTACATAGAAGCTCCTATCTCAATCAGCCTATCTTTAATAATTGCCGGAATATTACAAGTCTCTTTTATGTTTGTCTGCGTGAAAAGAGTAAATTTAAACTTTCCGATAATTTTTAACACAAGCGACCCTGACGTAAAAAAGCTTTTGATTAGTATGGGACCGGCGACCATTAGCTCCGGCGTACAGCAATTAAACCTTTTCATATCCCAATCTATTGCTAGCTTTATTGAAGGTGCAATTTCGATATTATCTTACGCCGACCGAATATATCAATTTCCTTTATCAATAATAGGTACTAGCTTCTCTACTATATTGCTACCAGAGCTGTCAAAAATCTATGGATCAAATGATCTAGTAGCTGCAAAAAAAATACAGAATAATGCTATTAGAACGGGATTATTGTTATCACTACCTGCTACATTCGGTATTATAATTCTATCTCATCCTATCATTAACATAATATATGAAAGAGGTGTTTTCACAAGCCAAGATACTACAAATACAGCCGAAGCCATTTCTGCGTTTGCTCTTGGACTTCCTGCTTTTATTTTGGCAAAAATCTTAACTCCTATTTTTTATGCTAACGGTGATACTAAAACGCCCCTCAAAATTACTTTATTTTCAATTATAATTAATACCGGTATGAATTTGCTGCTAATGGATTCTTTAAAGCATATCGGCATTGCGATTGGTACATCTATTGCAGCATGGTATAATCTAGGTTTATTATATAGCTATATTACAGAACAAAATAAACTACATATAGAAGACGGAATAAAACTTTTTTGCGGTAAAATTTTATTAAGCTGCATAATAATGTCTATTATAATTACTTTAATAAAGCATTATTGTTTAGAATATTTTTATTCGGAATATTTACTGATTAAAGTCTGCATGCTAGGCAGTACAATTGCAGTTGGAATGGGAGCATTTTTCGGCACGGCATATTTATTAAAACTTGGTAATTATGGTTATAACAAGAAATAA
- a CDS encoding IS1 family transposase, with amino-acid sequence MSINGSGVRDTVRVLKVGINTVIRVLKKNLALKKINHSINTIEVIIAPEIDEQWPYVQNKSKQRWLWYSLDKILLKVVAYTFGTRCDSTSESLLKKTGGF; translated from the coding sequence ATGTCAATCAATGGCTCTGGAGTTAGGGATACAGTAAGAGTATTAAAAGTGGGTATCAATACGGTTATCCGTGTTTTAAAAAAAAATCTAGCGTTAAAAAAGATAAATCATTCTATCAATACGATAGAAGTAATTATTGCTCCTGAAATAGATGAACAATGGCCTTATGTACAGAATAAATCCAAACAAAGATGGCTTTGGTATTCTTTGGATAAGATTTTGTTAAAAGTAGTTGCTTATACTTTTGGTACAAGATGTGATAGCACATCAGAATCATTACTGAAAAAAACTGGAGGATTTTAA
- a CDS encoding Arp2/3 complex-activating protein rickA — protein MTKEIDINKLLAQENNALNTILSQVNELCEQNKKLQGLIEIQKEVKELEKEHTKSPPWFKRLVKVVSNVKYNFIKSEERLTNEAIQRNDNVLKRIDNTILSIADKSGPLKQELQQEVRKNFDELAKKDLSTEQRGRLEALFTNKYAARSEKFGPLTMVKPLYSSNGEELENQLNSLNATKQSIKNLISENSNIKELKEIQKQVAEIREEIPYTFFEKLNNIWQNVKNAFVNNSEQVLAKNKESNTKTIRKIDEQLYKTKHKFEELIENKGRNINDIIAKLPDNEELQKIVSSLASHMTPKKESILTTLPLAKPLENNIPPPSPPLSQNNIPPPPPMATMIPAQTETLSKPIEATTVKTLENQPRPEIDTMKHLETIRTGIKLNKVEYDKDGKPIPKYESKVNAEKSPNMLDALKQRLNTINLAKKDSDSEKSGSESDSGWISDTSVSSNKLKTLKTRGERDAKMTTHAQKILSNRSSQKPSFVRS, from the coding sequence ATGACTAAAGAAATAGATATAAATAAATTATTAGCACAAGAAAATAATGCTTTAAATACTATATTAAGCCAAGTAAACGAATTATGCGAACAAAATAAGAAATTGCAGGGATTAATCGAAATACAAAAAGAAGTCAAAGAGCTAGAAAAAGAGCATACTAAATCACCGCCTTGGTTTAAGAGACTTGTAAAAGTAGTTTCTAATGTAAAGTATAATTTTATAAAAAGTGAAGAACGGTTAACAAACGAAGCAATACAGAGAAATGACAATGTATTAAAGCGTATAGATAATACCATACTATCCATAGCCGATAAATCTGGTCCTTTAAAACAAGAATTACAACAAGAAGTTAGAAAAAACTTTGATGAATTAGCTAAAAAAGATTTATCCACAGAACAACGTGGTAGGCTAGAAGCATTATTTACCAATAAATATGCTGCTAGGTCAGAGAAGTTTGGTCCGTTAACTATGGTTAAACCTTTATATTCTTCTAATGGTGAAGAGCTAGAAAATCAACTTAATAGTCTAAATGCTACAAAACAAAGCATCAAAAATTTAATATCCGAAAATTCCAATATCAAAGAACTTAAAGAAATACAAAAACAGGTTGCTGAAATTAGAGAAGAAATACCTTATACATTTTTTGAAAAATTAAATAATATTTGGCAAAATGTTAAAAATGCTTTTGTAAATAATAGTGAACAGGTCTTGGCGAAAAACAAAGAAAGTAACACTAAAACAATCAGAAAGATTGACGAACAGTTATATAAAACGAAGCATAAATTCGAGGAATTAATTGAAAATAAAGGAAGAAATATTAATGATATAATTGCAAAGTTGCCTGACAATGAGGAGTTACAAAAGATAGTAAGTAGTCTTGCAAGTCATATGACTCCAAAAAAGGAATCAATATTAACAACCTTGCCTCTCGCTAAACCTTTGGAAAATAACATTCCACCACCGTCTCCCCCTTTATCGCAAAATAATATACCACCACCACCACCTATGGCCACTATGATTCCGGCTCAGACTGAGACATTATCTAAGCCTATAGAAGCTACTACGGTTAAAACATTGGAAAATCAACCACGTCCTGAAATAGACACAATGAAACACCTAGAGACAATACGAACAGGAATAAAACTAAATAAAGTTGAATATGATAAGGACGGTAAACCGATTCCTAAATATGAAAGTAAGGTTAATGCTGAAAAATCACCTAATATGCTAGACGCTCTAAAGCAAAGATTAAATACAATAAACTTAGCAAAAAAAGATAGCGATAGTGAAAAAAGTGGTAGCGAAAGCGACTCTGGATGGATTAGTGATACTAGTGTTAGTAGTAATAAACTAAAAACTCTAAAAACTAGAGGAGAACGAGATGCTAAAATGACTACGCATGCTCAAAAAATTCTAAGTAATAGAAGTTCACAAAAACCATCATTTGTCAGAAGTTAA
- a CDS encoding TraX family protein, whose translation MVITRNKSNYQDLLKTLAIMAMVIDHMGLYLYPELTIMRIIGRTAMPVFCFFAGYNFHDKPKTRIIILGVLLQIYTTILFKQFITTNILISIYLGQCYIYYFHKSLTRFFYSGYCHVIIMTILFYISWALIDYGTLVIAIMILGFITKHEPANLKLCCFITIFTSVVHSTIFTLAIPFSDFNFSNTELILDLILLTVTYILIIKDYPQKIAINLKWVSRNVLYIYCIQIMILQFIFIYS comes from the coding sequence ATGGTTATAACAAGAAATAAGTCAAACTATCAGGATCTGCTAAAAACCTTAGCTATTATGGCTATGGTCATTGATCATATGGGTTTATATCTATATCCTGAATTAACGATTATGCGGATCATAGGTCGCACAGCTATGCCGGTTTTCTGCTTTTTTGCCGGTTATAATTTTCATGATAAGCCAAAAACTAGAATAATAATACTCGGTGTTTTGCTACAAATATATACTACAATATTGTTTAAACAATTTATTACTACAAATATTCTAATATCTATCTATTTAGGTCAATGTTACATTTATTATTTCCACAAGTCTTTAACTCGCTTTTTCTATAGCGGCTATTGTCATGTGATTATAATGACAATATTGTTTTATATTAGCTGGGCTTTGATTGACTACGGTACTCTTGTAATTGCTATAATGATACTTGGATTTATTACAAAGCATGAGCCGGCAAACTTAAAGCTTTGTTGTTTTATAACAATTTTTACTTCTGTCGTGCATTCCACCATTTTCACTCTTGCAATTCCTTTTAGTGATTTTAATTTTTCAAATACTGAGTTAATTTTAGACCTAATCCTCTTAACAGTTACATATATATTAATAATAAAGGATTATCCACAAAAAATAGCTATAAATTTAAAATGGGTAAGCCGTAATGTTTTATATATCTATTGCATCCAAATTATGATTTTACAATTTATATTTATATATAGCTAA